One window of the Herbiconiux sp. L3-i23 genome contains the following:
- a CDS encoding DUF1801 domain-containing protein, which yields MTADQRHADGVDAGAASVSVQALREVILEADPRIREEVKWNSPSFTIAEHFATMHIRPSRPLLLILHAGAKKSGADLPSEIDDPDGLLEWKSGERAVLAFRDSAEISERRASVQHILRDWIAATQ from the coding sequence GTGACCGCCGACCAGCGTCATGCCGACGGCGTCGATGCCGGCGCCGCGTCGGTTTCCGTTCAAGCGCTGCGCGAGGTGATCCTCGAGGCCGACCCGCGCATCCGCGAAGAGGTGAAGTGGAACTCGCCGAGCTTCACCATCGCCGAGCACTTCGCGACCATGCACATCCGCCCTTCCCGTCCGCTGCTGCTCATCCTGCACGCGGGAGCGAAGAAGAGCGGCGCCGACCTGCCCTCCGAGATCGATGATCCGGACGGGCTGCTCGAGTGGAAGTCAGGGGAGAGGGCGGTGCTCGCCTTCCGTGACTCCGCCGAGATCTCCGAGCGGCGAGCATCGGTGCAGCACATCCTCCGCGACTGGATCGCCGCGACCCAGTAG
- a CDS encoding type 1 glutamine amidotransferase, with protein MTFRILQLLPQLTDVNGDARNAAVLVARLRWAGHDADLVPVAAGEPLPAERPTAIVLGSGVDSALRRTRDALAPMVATLTSWLGDGVPLLAVGTGMELLGRAIPLGDGTIVDGLGIVPGEATPLATRSADDLVVESRYGTLTGYENHARGFVLASPAEPLGTVLTGTGNGEGAEGIRWQSVYGTHLHGPVLARNPVLADALLADAGVTVVASEMSARADAIAARVSARLMGSAR; from the coding sequence GTGACCTTCCGAATCCTGCAGCTGCTTCCCCAGCTGACCGATGTCAACGGCGATGCGCGGAACGCGGCCGTGCTCGTGGCGCGCCTGCGGTGGGCCGGCCACGACGCCGATCTCGTTCCCGTCGCGGCGGGGGAGCCGCTGCCCGCGGAGCGACCGACGGCCATCGTGCTCGGCTCCGGGGTCGACTCGGCGCTCCGGCGCACCCGCGACGCCCTCGCACCGATGGTGGCGACGCTCACCTCGTGGCTCGGCGACGGGGTGCCGCTGCTCGCGGTCGGAACCGGCATGGAGCTGCTCGGCCGTGCGATCCCGCTCGGCGACGGCACGATCGTCGACGGCCTGGGGATCGTGCCGGGAGAGGCGACGCCGCTGGCGACGCGCAGCGCCGACGATCTCGTGGTGGAGTCCCGCTACGGCACGCTGACCGGATACGAGAACCACGCGCGCGGCTTCGTCCTCGCCTCACCGGCCGAACCTCTCGGCACTGTGCTGACGGGGACCGGCAACGGCGAAGGAGCCGAGGGAATCCGCTGGCAGTCGGTCTACGGCACGCACCTGCACGGGCCCGTGCTCGCCCGCAATCCGGTTCTCGCCGACGCGCTGCTCGCCGACGCCGGCGTCACCGTGGTCGCCAGCGAGATGTCGGCCCGGGCGGATGCGATCGCCGCGCGGGTGTCCGCACGACTGATGGGCTCCGCCCGCTGA
- a CDS encoding NYN domain-containing protein, translated as MAEAQPEARVGVYIDFDNIVISRYDEVHGDGSWRSDNARSVSPVPSGATPTGIAAKLARARIDVGAVLDYASSFGTIAHSRAYADWSVPANAGYRDQLVERAVDLTQLFPTTRGLKNGADIRLAVDVLEDLFRLPDLTHIVIVAGDSDYIPLAQRTKRLGRYVVGVGVSGKTSKALVAACDRFQMYDAIPGTTVVDDSREPDRTGSRAKGEPSITEAPAEQAAPTATGDRAASRLLVRALELGQEKSDDDDEWQNAAGVKSLMKRMDPAFNERVLGYKTFTDFVKSRSNLAEVKVDGQQRMVRLR; from the coding sequence GTGGCCGAAGCCCAGCCGGAAGCACGCGTCGGGGTCTATATCGACTTCGACAACATCGTCATCTCGCGCTACGACGAGGTGCACGGCGACGGCTCATGGCGCTCGGACAACGCTCGCTCCGTTTCCCCCGTCCCGTCGGGTGCGACGCCGACGGGCATCGCGGCGAAGCTGGCTCGGGCTCGCATCGATGTCGGCGCGGTGCTCGACTACGCGTCGTCGTTCGGCACGATCGCGCACAGCCGCGCCTACGCCGACTGGTCGGTGCCGGCCAACGCGGGCTATCGCGACCAGCTCGTCGAGCGGGCGGTCGACCTCACCCAGCTCTTCCCGACCACGCGTGGGCTCAAGAACGGCGCCGACATCCGCCTGGCCGTCGATGTCCTCGAGGATCTGTTCCGGCTGCCGGATCTGACCCACATCGTGATCGTCGCCGGCGATTCGGATTACATCCCGCTCGCGCAACGCACGAAGCGGCTCGGGCGTTACGTCGTGGGCGTCGGCGTCTCGGGCAAGACGAGCAAGGCCCTCGTCGCGGCCTGCGACCGATTCCAGATGTACGACGCGATTCCCGGCACCACGGTGGTCGACGACTCCCGCGAACCCGATCGCACCGGCTCGCGCGCGAAGGGCGAACCGTCGATCACCGAGGCGCCCGCCGAGCAGGCCGCTCCGACGGCGACCGGAGACCGCGCGGCGTCACGACTGCTGGTGCGCGCGCTCGAGCTCGGCCAGGAGAAGAGCGACGATGACGACGAGTGGCAGAACGCTGCAGGGGTGAAGTCGCTGATGAAGCGCATGGATCCGGCGTTCAACGAGCGGGTACTCGGCTACAAGACGTTCACCGACTTCGTGAAGTCGCGGTCGAACCTCGCCGAGGTGAAAGTCGACGGCCAGCAGCGGATGGTGCGTCTGCGCTGA
- a CDS encoding RNA polymerase sigma factor: protein MTPSKTAAVADPETVEVEATTTKRRPEPVEGKPAAKKPAAKTAAKTPAKSTAAKATTAKKAPAKKATSKAADDDEAGEDEIDEPEEGVEDEIEEGAPEAEGDTEADSDEKSDDDDDEAKPAATVEADEKLPTGALVLSLVDDDDEVPVYSTAITGATADPVKDYLKQIGKVPLLNAAEEVELAMRIEAGLFAEDKLSNTDGMTKELIRELKWVAKDGQRAKSHLLGANLRLVVSLAKRYTGRGMQFLDLIQEGNLGLIRAVEKFDYTKGFKFSTYATWWIRQAITRAMADQARTIRIPVHMVEVINKLARVQRQMLQDLGREPTPEELSRELDMTPEKVIEVQKYGREPISLHTPLGEDGDSEFGDLIEDTEAVVPADAVGFTMLQKQLESLLDSLSEREAGVIRMRFGLGDGMPKTLDQIGDTFGVTRERIRQIESKTMAKLRHPSRSQSLRDYLE, encoded by the coding sequence ATGACCCCTAGTAAGACTGCTGCTGTGGCCGACCCCGAGACCGTCGAGGTCGAGGCCACGACGACCAAGCGACGCCCTGAGCCTGTCGAAGGGAAGCCGGCGGCGAAGAAGCCTGCGGCGAAGACCGCCGCCAAGACGCCTGCGAAGTCGACCGCCGCGAAGGCGACGACGGCGAAGAAGGCGCCCGCGAAGAAGGCGACCTCGAAGGCCGCCGACGACGACGAGGCCGGCGAGGACGAGATCGACGAGCCCGAGGAGGGCGTCGAGGACGAGATCGAGGAGGGCGCTCCCGAAGCGGAGGGCGACACCGAGGCCGACTCGGACGAGAAGTCCGATGATGACGATGACGAGGCCAAGCCCGCCGCGACCGTCGAGGCCGACGAGAAGCTCCCTACCGGTGCGCTCGTCCTCTCGCTGGTCGACGACGACGACGAGGTGCCCGTCTACTCGACGGCGATCACCGGCGCCACCGCCGACCCCGTCAAGGACTACTTGAAGCAGATCGGTAAGGTCCCCCTGCTGAACGCGGCCGAAGAGGTCGAGCTCGCCATGCGGATCGAAGCCGGACTGTTCGCCGAGGACAAGCTGTCGAACACCGACGGCATGACGAAGGAGCTCATCCGCGAGCTCAAGTGGGTCGCGAAGGACGGACAGCGCGCGAAGAGCCACCTGCTCGGCGCGAACCTCCGCCTCGTCGTGTCGCTCGCGAAGCGCTACACGGGCCGCGGGATGCAGTTCCTCGACCTGATCCAGGAAGGCAACCTGGGCCTCATCCGTGCGGTCGAGAAGTTCGACTACACCAAGGGCTTCAAGTTCTCGACCTACGCCACCTGGTGGATCCGTCAGGCGATCACCCGTGCCATGGCAGACCAGGCCCGCACCATCCGCATCCCCGTGCACATGGTCGAGGTCATCAACAAGCTCGCCCGCGTGCAGCGCCAGATGCTGCAGGACCTCGGACGTGAACCCACGCCCGAGGAGCTGTCGCGCGAGCTCGACATGACCCCTGAGAAGGTCATCGAGGTGCAGAAGTACGGTCGCGAGCCGATTTCGCTGCACACGCCTCTCGGCGAGGACGGCGACAGCGAGTTCGGCGACCTGATCGAGGATACCGAGGCGGTCGTCCCGGCCGACGCGGTGGGCTTCACGATGCTGCAGAAGCAGCTCGAGAGCCTCCTCGATTCGCTCAGCGAGCGCGAGGCCGGTGTCATCCGCATGCGCTTCGGTCTCGGCGACGGCATGCCGAAGACCCTCGACCAGATCGGCGACACGTTCGGTGTGACTCGTGAGCGCATCCGCCAGATCGAGAGCAAGACGATGGCGAAGCTGCGCCACCCGTCGCGGTCGCAGTCGCTGCGCGACTACCTCGAGTGA
- a CDS encoding PspC domain-containing protein, protein MTSLVRPVSGRMIAGVCAALAKRFGWSVGLVRVLAIVSLLLPGPQILIYIVMWIVIPGEDRAARARSVP, encoded by the coding sequence ATGACCTCCCTCGTACGTCCCGTCAGCGGCCGCATGATCGCCGGTGTCTGCGCCGCACTCGCGAAGCGGTTCGGCTGGTCGGTGGGCCTCGTCCGCGTCCTCGCGATCGTGTCCCTGTTACTGCCCGGCCCGCAGATCCTCATCTACATCGTCATGTGGATCGTCATCCCCGGAGAGGATCGCGCCGCCCGCGCCCGGTCGGTCCCCTGA
- a CDS encoding DUF3349 domain-containing protein, which yields MTDDAKSDDGIVARVVGWLRAGYPDGVPEEDYVALLGILQRSLTPSEIAVVVDGLVADAATLAADGLELEVDAVRRRIEELLQGPALPSDVARVAGRLASAGWPLGRPIDDAPAPGDRVGLVTRVVRWLREGYPMGLPENDFIPLVALLRRRLTDAEVIEVAARLSAEGALPPTRVDVGSAIAEVTSALPSEDDIERVRRSLVEHGWPVDFPV from the coding sequence ATGACAGACGACGCGAAGTCGGACGACGGCATCGTCGCGAGGGTCGTCGGCTGGCTGCGTGCGGGATACCCCGATGGCGTGCCGGAGGAGGACTATGTCGCCCTGCTCGGCATCCTCCAACGCAGCCTGACCCCGAGCGAGATCGCCGTCGTCGTCGACGGGCTCGTCGCCGACGCGGCGACCCTTGCCGCGGACGGGCTCGAACTCGAGGTCGACGCGGTGCGGCGTCGAATCGAGGAGTTGCTCCAGGGACCGGCGTTGCCGAGCGACGTCGCGCGCGTGGCGGGCCGGCTGGCGAGCGCGGGATGGCCGCTCGGCCGTCCCATCGACGACGCGCCCGCCCCGGGGGATCGAGTGGGGCTCGTGACGCGGGTGGTGCGCTGGCTGCGCGAGGGCTACCCGATGGGCTTGCCCGAGAACGACTTCATCCCGCTGGTCGCGCTGCTGCGTCGCCGACTCACCGACGCCGAGGTCATCGAGGTCGCCGCGCGCCTATCGGCCGAGGGGGCGCTCCCGCCGACCCGCGTCGATGTCGGATCGGCCATCGCCGAGGTGACGTCGGCGCTGCCGTCCGAGGACGACATCGAGCGCGTCCGCCGCTCCCTCGTCGAGCACGGGTGGCCCGTCGACTTCCCCGTCTGA
- a CDS encoding inorganic phosphate transporter: MDPIVLLVLVVITALAFDFTNGFHDTANAMATSIATGALKPKVAVTLSAVLNLVGAFLSVEVALTVTNAVVKIQDSDGAPDPALLEDGGSALLLIVLAGLIGGIIWNLLTWLLGLPSSSSHALFGGLIGSTIAGLGWVGVNWAGDGTKLDGVVGKVILPALMSPVLAGVVAAIGTWLVFRVIGNLAGRFTDRSFRIGQIGSASLVSLAHGTNDAQKTMGVITLALIAAGGWDDTESVPLWVKISCALAISAGTYIGGWRIIRTVGKGLVEINTPQGMAAESSSAAVILASSHLGFALSTTHVATGSILGSGVGRPGAEVRWRVALRMVIAWVITIPAAGAVGAIMWYIGHLAGGAVGGIIIVVILAALALFMFIRSRQNAVGAHNVNDEWQDKRRSPEKKSTTV, from the coding sequence GTGGATCCAATCGTGCTTCTCGTCTTGGTCGTGATCACCGCACTCGCGTTCGATTTCACCAACGGCTTCCATGACACGGCCAACGCGATGGCGACGTCCATCGCGACCGGAGCCCTGAAGCCCAAGGTGGCCGTCACCCTTTCCGCGGTGCTCAATCTCGTGGGCGCCTTCCTCAGCGTCGAGGTCGCGTTGACCGTCACGAACGCGGTGGTGAAGATCCAGGATTCGGATGGCGCACCAGACCCAGCGCTGCTGGAGGACGGCGGCTCGGCGCTGCTGCTCATCGTGCTCGCCGGACTCATCGGCGGAATCATCTGGAACCTGCTCACCTGGCTGCTCGGCCTGCCCTCGAGCTCCTCGCACGCCCTGTTCGGCGGCCTGATCGGCTCGACCATCGCGGGCCTCGGCTGGGTGGGCGTGAACTGGGCGGGCGACGGCACGAAGCTCGACGGCGTCGTCGGCAAGGTGATCCTGCCCGCCCTGATGTCGCCCGTGCTCGCCGGAGTCGTGGCCGCGATCGGCACCTGGCTGGTGTTCCGGGTCATCGGCAACCTCGCCGGCAGGTTCACGGACCGCAGCTTCCGCATCGGTCAGATCGGCAGCGCGTCGCTCGTCTCACTCGCCCACGGCACGAACGACGCTCAGAAGACGATGGGCGTCATCACGCTCGCCCTGATCGCCGCCGGAGGTTGGGACGACACCGAGTCGGTGCCTCTCTGGGTTAAGATCAGCTGCGCCCTGGCGATCTCGGCGGGCACCTACATCGGCGGGTGGCGCATCATCCGCACCGTCGGCAAGGGCCTGGTCGAAATCAACACCCCGCAGGGAATGGCGGCGGAGAGCTCGTCGGCGGCGGTCATCCTGGCCTCGAGCCACCTCGGTTTCGCGCTGTCGACCACCCACGTCGCGACCGGATCCATCCTGGGCTCCGGGGTCGGACGACCGGGAGCCGAGGTGCGCTGGCGGGTCGCCCTGCGCATGGTCATCGCGTGGGTCATCACCATTCCGGCGGCCGGGGCCGTGGGAGCCATCATGTGGTACATCGGTCATCTCGCCGGGGGAGCGGTCGGCGGCATCATCATCGTCGTCATCCTCGCCGCTCTCGCGCTCTTCATGTTCATCCGGTCGCGCCAGAACGCGGTCGGCGCCCACAACGTCAACGACGAGTGGCAGGACAAGCGCCGCTCGCCCGAGAAGAAGTCGACGACGGTCTAA
- a CDS encoding DUF3817 domain-containing protein, producing the protein MTPLRLFRAAAIAEAVTWALLIAGMLQKYVFRAGDWGVSIGGALHGFVFLAFVVIVVVVAINQRWSAGRAIVALASAVVPFASIPAEVRFVRAGALDGGWRTETSDDPRDGSLADRLLRWWLRRPRLLAVVAGVVVVAAFAALLVVGPPGRDAA; encoded by the coding sequence ATGACGCCGTTGCGTCTCTTCCGTGCCGCGGCGATCGCCGAAGCCGTCACCTGGGCACTCCTGATCGCGGGGATGCTGCAGAAGTACGTGTTCCGCGCGGGTGACTGGGGTGTGAGCATCGGCGGGGCGCTGCACGGCTTCGTGTTCCTCGCCTTCGTCGTCATCGTCGTGGTCGTCGCGATCAATCAGCGGTGGTCGGCGGGTCGTGCGATCGTCGCCCTGGCGAGCGCGGTCGTGCCTTTCGCGTCGATCCCCGCCGAAGTGAGGTTCGTGCGCGCCGGCGCGCTCGACGGAGGATGGCGCACCGAGACCTCCGACGACCCCCGCGATGGCAGTCTCGCCGACCGGTTGCTGCGATGGTGGCTGCGACGGCCCAGGCTGCTCGCGGTCGTCGCGGGTGTCGTCGTGGTCGCCGCGTTCGCCGCGCTGCTCGTCGTCGGCCCTCCCGGCCGCGACGCAGCGTGA
- a CDS encoding nitroreductase family protein produces MELFDAIRRRKTTNGHFLPDPVSEEHQRTLMELAGRAPSQLNSQPWRFVLVENRDTIETVARISGESMTEAMSNGTFFERYKPYFRFSKDEMERRRDGMLFDKLPAPLRPFTSQAFTSRGQKLMNTLRVPHTLGEENRKLVAGSPLLLGVMLDRSEYRPGELSSFYSVFSMGAAMENVWLSTLELGMGIQFVSFPMEVPGKWDLIVDLLKVPAEYELMAVYRLGYLPPEQRRPAIDWSSHQRKLASQYVFRETVDNPQQGWDEPLVPGER; encoded by the coding sequence GTGGAGCTCTTCGACGCCATCCGTCGACGCAAGACGACCAACGGGCACTTCCTGCCCGACCCGGTGTCCGAGGAGCATCAGCGCACGCTGATGGAACTCGCGGGGCGAGCGCCGTCGCAGCTCAACAGTCAGCCGTGGCGCTTCGTGCTCGTCGAGAACCGGGACACCATCGAGACCGTGGCGCGCATCAGCGGCGAGAGCATGACCGAGGCGATGTCGAACGGGACGTTCTTCGAGCGCTACAAGCCGTACTTCCGCTTCAGCAAGGACGAGATGGAGCGCCGTCGCGACGGGATGCTGTTCGACAAGCTTCCCGCACCGCTTCGCCCCTTCACGAGCCAGGCCTTCACCTCGCGGGGGCAGAAACTCATGAACACCCTGCGCGTGCCGCACACCCTCGGCGAGGAGAACCGCAAGCTCGTCGCCGGGTCACCGCTCCTCCTCGGCGTCATGCTCGACCGATCCGAGTACCGGCCGGGCGAACTGTCGTCGTTCTACTCGGTGTTCAGCATGGGCGCCGCGATGGAGAACGTGTGGCTGTCGACCCTCGAACTCGGCATGGGGATCCAGTTCGTCTCCTTCCCGATGGAGGTCCCCGGCAAGTGGGATCTCATCGTCGACCTGTTGAAGGTGCCCGCCGAGTACGAACTCATGGCGGTCTACCGGCTCGGCTACCTCCCGCCCGAGCAGCGCCGACCGGCCATCGACTGGTCGAGTCACCAGCGCAAACTCGCGTCGCAGTACGTCTTCCGCGAGACGGTGGACAACCCGCAGCAGGGCTGGGACGAGCCGCTCGTCCCCGGCGAGCGGTGA
- a CDS encoding CYTH domain-containing protein gives MSGEVRVGVETERKYDVPTEASIPHLASLGYEVEFDRFALRADYYDTRDHVLAQNRITLRRREGGHDSGWHLKTPGDDGRVEHQAPLGTDQVPAELRGLIADLIGDAELVPVVELQTDRTTATLVAGEVEVAEIADDRVTGRRVDVGETRVWREWEAELLSDAPAGRDERAAVLDRIEERLLAAGAVPSPAASKLARALGREPLPTF, from the coding sequence ATGAGCGGCGAGGTGAGGGTCGGGGTCGAGACCGAGCGCAAGTACGACGTCCCGACGGAGGCGTCGATCCCGCATCTCGCGTCGCTCGGATACGAGGTCGAATTCGACCGCTTCGCTCTGCGGGCCGACTACTACGACACCCGCGACCATGTCCTCGCGCAGAACCGGATCACCCTGCGCCGCCGAGAGGGCGGACACGACTCCGGGTGGCACCTCAAGACCCCCGGCGACGACGGTCGCGTCGAGCATCAGGCTCCGCTCGGCACCGACCAGGTGCCCGCCGAGCTGCGCGGGCTCATCGCGGATCTCATCGGCGACGCCGAGTTGGTCCCGGTCGTCGAGCTGCAGACCGACAGGACGACGGCCACATTGGTGGCCGGGGAAGTCGAGGTCGCCGAGATCGCCGACGACCGGGTCACCGGGCGCAGGGTCGACGTGGGCGAGACGCGAGTGTGGCGCGAATGGGAGGCAGAGCTGCTTTCCGACGCACCCGCCGGGCGCGACGAGCGAGCGGCGGTGCTCGATCGGATCGAAGAGCGTCTCCTCGCGGCCGGCGCAGTCCCGTCACCCGCCGCGTCGAAGCTCGCCCGCGCGCTCGGTCGGGAACCCCTGCCCACGTTCTGA
- a CDS encoding YchJ family protein, with protein MNDPVAASDRCPCGSSVSYSECCGPVHAGEPVETAEQLMRSRYSAFVLGCGDYLLDSWHPSTRPRSVSTDDDTAWRRLQIVDVVAGTAADEEGVVEFRATYRSSGGGVNVLHERSRFRRVGGAWKYVDGDILD; from the coding sequence ATGAACGATCCCGTCGCCGCCTCTGACCGATGCCCCTGCGGCAGCAGCGTCTCCTACTCGGAGTGTTGCGGTCCCGTGCACGCCGGCGAACCGGTGGAGACCGCGGAGCAGCTGATGCGGTCGCGCTACAGCGCCTTCGTCTTGGGGTGCGGTGACTATCTCCTCGACAGCTGGCATCCGAGCACGCGTCCCCGCTCGGTCTCGACGGACGACGACACCGCGTGGCGGCGTCTGCAGATCGTCGACGTCGTCGCGGGGACCGCTGCGGACGAGGAGGGTGTGGTCGAGTTCCGCGCCACCTACCGGAGCTCAGGCGGTGGCGTGAACGTGCTGCACGAGCGCAGCCGCTTCCGTCGCGTGGGCGGAGCCTGGAAGTACGTCGACGGGGACATCCTCGACTGA
- a CDS encoding MurT ligase domain-containing protein — protein sequence MTNRTTGARWIPAVLLGRAVRVAARLRKRGGGSAVPGLVVNRVAPAFLGSVLSGFPEGLVVVSGSSGKSTTTKMLVTVLEAHGKRVFTNPSTANISQGLTSALLERADLTGRIDADLAVLEMDEGHGALLSDRFRARSVVLTNVMTDQIDRFHDSEKVVGMLRRIAATATGSLILNADDALVGSVAPEGGDVVVERFGVTEAVLASSPRGLGYAKTSDARHDGGTMVTAVAGRQATIAFDGATHEVGLPARGVHYAVDAAAALAAARDLLGDSFDASVAVSAISAMPAVFGRGEVVTVRGKDVEFVLVQNPASFQLNVDELDEDLDQVLVAMGSDVRDPSYFWPVDSSRIGRARIVSGSKADDIALQLLYQGVDVDEIEPDLTVALDRFLALPDPARGTKTIVFTADSMRRTRSHLGLAQ from the coding sequence ATGACGAACCGAACGACCGGGGCCCGCTGGATCCCCGCGGTCCTGCTCGGACGGGCGGTGCGCGTCGCGGCGCGGCTGCGCAAACGCGGAGGCGGGTCCGCGGTGCCGGGACTCGTCGTCAATCGAGTCGCGCCCGCCTTCCTCGGGTCCGTGCTCTCCGGCTTCCCCGAGGGCCTCGTCGTCGTCAGCGGGTCGTCCGGCAAGTCGACGACGACGAAGATGCTCGTCACCGTGCTCGAAGCGCACGGCAAACGCGTGTTCACCAATCCGTCGACCGCGAACATCAGCCAGGGGCTCACCTCCGCTCTCCTCGAACGCGCCGATCTGACCGGGCGTATCGACGCCGACCTCGCCGTCCTCGAGATGGACGAAGGGCACGGCGCGCTCCTGTCCGACCGGTTCCGGGCGCGCAGCGTCGTGCTCACGAACGTGATGACCGATCAGATCGACCGGTTCCACGACTCCGAGAAGGTCGTCGGCATGCTGCGGCGAATCGCCGCGACCGCGACCGGCTCCCTGATCCTCAACGCCGACGACGCCCTCGTCGGCTCCGTCGCCCCCGAGGGCGGCGACGTCGTCGTCGAGCGGTTCGGTGTCACCGAGGCGGTGCTGGCCTCGTCGCCGCGCGGGCTCGGCTATGCGAAGACGAGCGACGCCCGGCACGACGGCGGCACGATGGTCACCGCGGTCGCCGGTCGGCAGGCGACCATCGCCTTCGACGGTGCGACGCACGAGGTGGGCCTCCCGGCGCGGGGCGTGCACTACGCGGTCGACGCCGCCGCCGCCCTCGCCGCGGCGCGCGATCTGCTCGGCGACTCGTTCGACGCGAGCGTCGCGGTCTCTGCGATCTCCGCCATGCCCGCCGTCTTCGGACGAGGCGAGGTGGTGACGGTGCGGGGCAAGGACGTCGAGTTCGTGCTCGTGCAGAACCCCGCCAGCTTCCAACTGAACGTCGACGAGCTCGATGAGGACCTCGATCAGGTGCTTGTGGCCATGGGCTCGGATGTCCGCGATCCCTCGTACTTCTGGCCGGTCGACTCGTCGCGCATCGGCCGCGCACGCATCGTCTCCGGATCGAAGGCCGACGACATCGCACTGCAGCTGCTCTACCAGGGCGTCGACGTCGACGAGATCGAGCCGGACCTGACGGTGGCGCTCGACCGGTTCCTCGCGCTGCCCGATCCGGCACGCGGCACCAAGACGATCGTCTTCACCGCCGACTCGATGCGGCGCACCCGCTCACACCTGGGACTGGCACAGTGA
- a CDS encoding HNH endonuclease signature motif containing protein, with translation MGTDTVALLAEQAALLSTRGQTLSAGNPSTLVESLMGSADTDLLAFAEHAAQVVRLAEAAFIAAAGEVARRSERTVPDPLSRRLGEKSAAALLAKRTGAAEVDVAVQARLGLALSPREGLTGEILPSYYPSVSQALADGELPARSAAVIVRTLVAIAPNASLEQLEGVEDFLVDGALQEWDAVMLADVCRALPGRFDPDGIEPREAARRARRAWRERELEDGSVRFTAEAPPEQAAFVRAAMDARTAPRRQVRFTEVGEEEGDLESAPEYDSRTWEQKRLDAFVDIMRESLSADDGEMGGVDTTLVLHMIDEAYSTGVGEAWIEGVDGLISARTGQHLASSANVVTVVLDCEGQPLWLGTTRRFFTRAQRRAMAARDGGCQWPGCTAPPRWCDAAHIIPWSQGGRTDIENGILLCHFHHRRFDEDGWTLTITNGVPWFTPPRHLDASRTPRRGGRRRTPADLGPPI, from the coding sequence ATGGGAACGGACACCGTGGCACTGCTGGCCGAACAGGCCGCGCTGCTGTCCACCCGTGGCCAGACCCTCAGCGCCGGGAACCCGTCGACCCTGGTCGAATCGTTGATGGGGTCGGCCGACACCGATCTGCTGGCGTTCGCTGAGCACGCCGCGCAGGTGGTGCGGCTGGCCGAGGCGGCGTTCATCGCCGCGGCCGGTGAGGTCGCGCGGAGGAGTGAGCGCACCGTTCCCGATCCGCTCAGCCGGCGCTTGGGTGAAAAGAGTGCGGCGGCGCTGCTGGCCAAGCGCACCGGCGCTGCGGAGGTCGATGTCGCCGTGCAGGCCCGGCTCGGATTGGCGCTGTCGCCGCGAGAGGGTTTGACCGGTGAGATCCTGCCCAGCTACTACCCGAGCGTCAGCCAGGCTCTCGCCGATGGTGAGTTACCGGCCCGGTCTGCGGCGGTGATCGTTCGGACGCTGGTCGCCATCGCCCCGAACGCTTCGCTAGAGCAGCTCGAGGGTGTCGAGGATTTCCTCGTGGATGGGGCGCTGCAGGAGTGGGACGCGGTCATGCTCGCGGATGTCTGCCGGGCGTTGCCAGGTCGGTTCGATCCCGACGGCATCGAGCCGCGGGAAGCGGCCCGGCGGGCTCGGCGGGCGTGGCGGGAACGCGAGTTGGAGGACGGCAGCGTCCGGTTCACCGCCGAAGCCCCGCCCGAGCAGGCCGCGTTCGTGCGCGCCGCGATGGATGCCCGCACCGCGCCGCGCCGTCAGGTCCGGTTCACCGAGGTCGGCGAAGAAGAGGGCGACCTCGAAAGCGCACCCGAGTACGACTCCCGAACCTGGGAGCAGAAGCGGCTCGACGCGTTCGTCGACATCATGCGCGAGTCTCTTAGCGCCGACGACGGCGAGATGGGCGGGGTCGACACGACCCTCGTGTTGCACATGATCGATGAGGCGTACTCGACCGGCGTCGGCGAGGCGTGGATCGAGGGCGTCGACGGCTTGATCTCCGCCCGCACCGGCCAGCACTTGGCCTCGTCGGCGAATGTGGTCACCGTGGTCCTCGACTGCGAGGGTCAACCGTTGTGGCTGGGCACGACCCGCCGGTTCTTCACCCGTGCACAACGCCGGGCGATGGCCGCCCGGGACGGCGGCTGCCAATGGCCCGGTTGCACCGCCCCGCCCCGATGGTGCGACGCCGCCCACATCATCCCCTGGTCGCAAGGTGGGCGGACGGATATCGAGAACGGCATCCTGCTCTGCCACTTCCACCACCGACGCTTCGACGAAGACGGCTGGACCCTCACCATCACGAACGGGGTACCGTGGTTCACCCCACCCCGACACCTCGACGCCTCTCGCACACCCCGACGCGGCGGACGACGACGCACCCCCGCCGACCTCGGTCCACCGATCTAG